A portion of the Lolium rigidum isolate FL_2022 chromosome 1, APGP_CSIRO_Lrig_0.1, whole genome shotgun sequence genome contains these proteins:
- the LOC124677698 gene encoding OVARIAN TUMOR DOMAIN-containing deubiquitinating enzyme 4-like isoform X2, with protein MRIYSPAICLRRSASSNMYAHPNQFQGGVTQSMAIWKCSGPQSSRSHMTSGSASFSFNKNLRPAELQSLKYFASLVGRRLRCGLSTREGSLSVKLDMLSRERISGMNWNWRGMHQKLGATAGGLCFGFSVTGTAKAEMPVDRNINCSETSASSTHGKKVYTDYSVTGIPGDGRCLFRSVVHGACVRSGKAIPNEDLQRKLADELRSMVADEFVSRREETEWFVEGDFDTYVSQIRQPHVWGGEPELFMASHVLQFQPIGVQRQECRILEFQMYKALLQKHRSVDRRCLCLGTCS; from the exons ATGCGGATCTATTCACCTGCAATCTGTTTGCGGCGATCTGCCTCAAGTAACATGTATGCCCATCCCAATCAGTTTCAAGGAGGAGTCACACAGAGTATGGCCATATGGAAGTGCTCCGGGCCGCAGTCAAGCCGTTCTCATATGACATCGGGATCAGCCAGTTtttcttttaataaaaatttaagacCTGCTGAACTGCAGAGTCTGAAGTACTTTGCTAGCTTAGTGGGCCGACGATTGCGTTGCGGATTATCAACTAGAGAGGGCAGTCTAAGTGTAAAGCTCGACATGCTTTCACGTGAAAGAATTTCGGGTATGAATTGGAATTGGAGAGGCATGCATCAAAAATTAGGAGCTACAGCTGGTGGGCTTTGTTTCGGATTTTCAGTTACTGGGACTGCAAAAGCTGAGATGCCAGTTGACAGGAATATTAACTGTTCAGAAACATCAGCATCATCTACTCATGGGAAGAAAGTCTACACAGATTATTCTGTTACTG GCATTCCAGGAGATGGAAGATGCTTATTCCGTTCCGTGGTTCACGGTGCATGTGTCCGGTCAGGGAAAGCTATACCTAATGAAGATCTTCAGAGAAAGCTAGCTGATGAATTGAGGTCAATG GTTGCCGATGAATTTGTCAGTAGACGGGAAGAGACTGAATG GTTTGTTGAGGGCGATTTCGATACATATGTTTCTCAGATTAGGCAGCCACATGTGTGGGGTGGTGAGCCAGAACTGTTCATGGCTTCACATGTTCTTCA ATTCCAGCCAATAGGGGTCCAGAGGCAAGAATGTAGAATTTTGGAGTTCCAGATGTACAAG GCACTGTTGCAAAAACATCGATCTGTGGATAGGAGATGTCTTTGTCTAGGGACATGCTCATAG
- the LOC124677698 gene encoding OVARIAN TUMOR DOMAIN-containing deubiquitinating enzyme 4-like isoform X1 yields the protein MRIYSPAICLRRSASSNMYAHPNQFQGGVTQSMAIWKCSGPQSSRSHMTSGSASFSFNKNLRPAELQSLKYFASLVGRRLRCGLSTREGSLSVKLDMLSRERISGMNWNWRGMHQKLGATAGGLCFGFSVTGTAKAEMPVDRNINCSETSASSTHGKKVYTDYSVTGIPGDGRCLFRSVVHGACVRSGKAIPNEDLQRKLADELRSMVADEFVSRREETEWFVEGDFDTYVSQIRQPHVWGGEPELFMASHVLQMPITVYMRDEDGGGLISIAEYGQEYGKEDPVQLLYHGFGHYDSLQIPANRGPEARM from the exons ATGCGGATCTATTCACCTGCAATCTGTTTGCGGCGATCTGCCTCAAGTAACATGTATGCCCATCCCAATCAGTTTCAAGGAGGAGTCACACAGAGTATGGCCATATGGAAGTGCTCCGGGCCGCAGTCAAGCCGTTCTCATATGACATCGGGATCAGCCAGTTtttcttttaataaaaatttaagacCTGCTGAACTGCAGAGTCTGAAGTACTTTGCTAGCTTAGTGGGCCGACGATTGCGTTGCGGATTATCAACTAGAGAGGGCAGTCTAAGTGTAAAGCTCGACATGCTTTCACGTGAAAGAATTTCGGGTATGAATTGGAATTGGAGAGGCATGCATCAAAAATTAGGAGCTACAGCTGGTGGGCTTTGTTTCGGATTTTCAGTTACTGGGACTGCAAAAGCTGAGATGCCAGTTGACAGGAATATTAACTGTTCAGAAACATCAGCATCATCTACTCATGGGAAGAAAGTCTACACAGATTATTCTGTTACTG GCATTCCAGGAGATGGAAGATGCTTATTCCGTTCCGTGGTTCACGGTGCATGTGTCCGGTCAGGGAAAGCTATACCTAATGAAGATCTTCAGAGAAAGCTAGCTGATGAATTGAGGTCAATG GTTGCCGATGAATTTGTCAGTAGACGGGAAGAGACTGAATG GTTTGTTGAGGGCGATTTCGATACATATGTTTCTCAGATTAGGCAGCCACATGTGTGGGGTGGTGAGCCAGAACTGTTCATGGCTTCACATGTTCTTCA GATGCCAATAACCGTGTACATGCGTGATGAAGATGGGGGTGGTTTAATAAGTATCGCTGAATATGGCCAAGAGTATGGTAAAGAAGATCCAGTACAACTTCTGTATCATGGTTTTGGCCATTATGATTCCCTTCAGATTCCAGCCAATAGGGGTCCAGAGGCAAGAATGTAG